CTTTCAGGATCTTGCGGTTCGGATCGTAGGAGAAGTGCACATCGCGGAATTCGACCTTGCCGGGGCCGACCTTAAGCGGCCTGGCGTCCGGCTTGTCGACGATCTCCTGCGGCACGTCGAGCAGGTCGAACATGTGTTCGATATCGGTCAAGCCTTGCCGGATCTCGCGGTAGATGAAACCGATGAAGTTGAGCGGGACCGAAAGCTGCATCAGCATGGCGTTGATGAAGACGAAATCGCCGACCGACTGCGTGCCCGCCTGCACCTCCAGCGCCGACATGCACATGACGATGACGGTGCCGAGACCGAAGATGAAGCCCTGGCCGAAGTTCAGCCAGCCGAGCGACGTCCAGGTCTTCGTGGCCGCAATCTCGTAGCGCGCCATCGAGCGGTCGAAGCGCTCGGCCTCCATGCGCTCGTTGGTGAAATATTTGACCGTCTCGAAATTCAGAAGCGAGTCGATCGCCTTGGTGTTGGCGTCGGTGTCGCTGTCGTTCATGTCGCGGCGGATCGAGATGCGCCAATCGCTGGCCTTGACCGTGAACCAGACATAGATCCAAACGGTGACCGCCACCACGGCCACATATTTCCAGCCATAGGTGTAGGCGAAGATGCCGGCCGTCAGCGCAAATTCGAGGATGGTCGGCGCCGTGTTCAGCATGACGAAGCGCACGATCGTCTCGATGCCCTTGGTGCCGCGCTCGATGATGCGCGACAGACCGCCGGTGCGGCGCTCGAGATGGAAGCGCAGCGACAGCTGATGCATGTGGACGAAGGTGCGGAAGGCGAGCTGGCGCACCGCATATTGGCCGACGCGGGCAAACAGCGCGTCGCGCAGCTGGTTGAAGCCAAGCTGCACCAGCCTGAGCACATTGTAGGCGACGACCAGCATCACCGGCGCCAGCATGAAGGCAGGCAGAGGCGGCGGCGTCTTCGAGCCGTGGGCGAGCGCATCGGTCGCCCATTTGAAGAAATAGGGACCGGCGACCAGCGTGAGCTTGGCGACGACCAGCAGCAGCGTCGCCCAGGTGACGCGGGCTCTCAGATCGGCGCGGTCGGCCGGCCACATATAGGGCCACAGGTTGCGCAGTGTGGTGAGGGTGCCGGATTCGGCGGAGACGGTCTTGTCGGCCACTAGTCTTGCCTTTTGGGTGAGAGGGTCAGCGGCTGAAGCAGCAGGAGTTGACGAGTTGATCGAGCAAGCCGGAAACGCCGGCGAGCGCGGCGTGGTCGACCGCATAGCGCGAGCGCTGG
The window above is part of the Mesorhizobium sp. WSM4904 genome. Proteins encoded here:
- a CDS encoding ABC transporter ATP-binding protein/permease — its product is MADKTVSAESGTLTTLRNLWPYMWPADRADLRARVTWATLLLVVAKLTLVAGPYFFKWATDALAHGSKTPPPLPAFMLAPVMLVVAYNVLRLVQLGFNQLRDALFARVGQYAVRQLAFRTFVHMHQLSLRFHLERRTGGLSRIIERGTKGIETIVRFVMLNTAPTILEFALTAGIFAYTYGWKYVAVVAVTVWIYVWFTVKASDWRISIRRDMNDSDTDANTKAIDSLLNFETVKYFTNERMEAERFDRSMARYEIAATKTWTSLGWLNFGQGFIFGLGTVIVMCMSALEVQAGTQSVGDFVFINAMLMQLSVPLNFIGFIYREIRQGLTDIEHMFDLLDVPQEIVDKPDARPLKVGPGKVEFRDVHFSYDPNRKILKGVSFEVPAGKTVAIVGPSGAGKSTISRLLFRFYDVQGGQVLIDGQDIRDVTQESLRAVLGMVPQDTVLFNDTIAYNIRYGRVGASEEEVRKAAELAQIGPFIAKLPEGYRSMVGERGLKLSGGEKQRVAIARTILKAPPILMLDEATSALDTQTEQEIQAALDLVSKGRTTIVIAHRLSTVISADEIIVLKDGQIAERGTHAALLARHGLYASMWDRQREATEAEERLRIARESDELGVIVRRRTSEVS